A window from Thermomonas aquatica encodes these proteins:
- a CDS encoding tyrosine-type recombinase/integrase: MAKIEPGKAGAGEAVTVAQLKAAKPGKLGVGGGLFLLTKDTGAQLWRMKYRHAGREKLLSFGNFKDVTLAKARAERDKARALLRNGIDPADAKLARDNAAKRTADAAFPKVAAAWLEWKRQEWAPETHRKATYVVDAYLTPTLRRQSVTSLTTQTAADALNGIPPSLAAKARQHLGGIVTFAIRKGLRDDGRLLALRGAVPKQDKGHIPAATDLADVRAVVKAVAAYPVPVTRAALSVAMLTAQRPGMVAAMEWADVDLDAGEWSLSADKMKTRHAHLVPLSSQAVGHLRAMLAFTGGKQYVFPPLARQKTPHLHRDALSAALRRMGFQGTHATHGFRGMLRTVARERLRMDADVLEAQLAHAKKGDVQKAYDRTQFIDERRELVQAWADYLDVLASDDGKVTPIRKRKAA, from the coding sequence ATGGCGAAGATTGAACCCGGAAAAGCTGGCGCAGGCGAAGCCGTGACGGTCGCGCAATTGAAGGCGGCGAAGCCCGGCAAGCTGGGCGTAGGCGGCGGGTTGTTCCTGCTGACCAAAGACACCGGCGCGCAGCTATGGCGGATGAAGTACCGCCATGCTGGCAGGGAAAAGCTGCTGTCTTTCGGCAATTTCAAGGACGTGACGCTAGCTAAGGCCCGCGCCGAACGCGACAAGGCCCGCGCGCTGCTGCGCAACGGTATCGACCCCGCCGACGCGAAGCTGGCCCGCGACAACGCGGCCAAGCGCACCGCCGACGCCGCCTTTCCGAAAGTGGCCGCCGCTTGGCTGGAATGGAAGCGGCAGGAATGGGCACCCGAAACGCACCGCAAGGCAACGTATGTCGTGGATGCCTACCTAACCCCTACCCTGCGCCGCCAGTCCGTCACCTCTCTGACAACGCAGACCGCCGCCGATGCGCTGAACGGCATCCCGCCATCGCTGGCCGCGAAGGCACGGCAACACCTGGGCGGCATCGTGACGTTCGCCATCCGCAAGGGGCTGCGCGATGATGGCCGCTTGTTGGCCCTGCGCGGCGCGGTTCCGAAACAGGACAAGGGCCATATTCCCGCCGCAACCGACCTTGCCGACGTGCGCGCCGTGGTGAAGGCCGTCGCCGCCTATCCGGTTCCTGTCACGCGCGCTGCGTTGTCCGTGGCAATGTTGACCGCGCAGCGGCCCGGCATGGTGGCCGCGATGGAATGGGCCGACGTGGACTTGGACGCGGGCGAATGGAGCCTGTCCGCCGACAAGATGAAAACCCGGCACGCGCACCTTGTGCCGCTGTCATCGCAAGCCGTGGGACACCTGCGGGCCATGCTCGCCTTCACCGGCGGCAAGCAATACGTATTCCCGCCGCTGGCACGCCAGAAAACCCCGCACCTGCACCGCGACGCACTGAGTGCCGCGCTGCGCCGCATGGGCTTTCAGGGCACCCATGCAACGCACGGCTTCCGGGGCATGTTGCGCACCGTCGCACGCGAACGCCTGCGGATGGATGCCGACGTGTTGGAAGCGCAGCTAGCGCATGCCAAGAAAGGCGACGTGCAAAAGGCGTATGACCGAACGCAGTTCATCGATGAACGCCGCGAGCTGGTGCAGGCATGGGCCGATTACTTGGACGTGCTCGCCAGCGATGACGGCAAGGTGACGCCGATCCGCAAGCGCAAGGCCGCATAA
- a CDS encoding tetratricopeptide repeat protein → MTVFLVLAAVLTLAVLAVLLRPLWRDARGVSLGIGVVVLASTALLYRIVGTPPALDAANLKAPDTLGDAIAQLEAELQRHPEQAEGWRLLGQALQRENQPAKARDAYAKAAKLAPDDAAIATEAAQARALADDKRLFDAEAVALLQRALKSEPDNQRARWFLGIAQRQAGDNAAAAATWEPLLAQVDAATAASLRKEIDHARTAAGMEPLPETAPVVANANALQVRVALDPDFAARVRLRGDASVFVIARAPDGPPMPVAAEKRSVSELPFTAVLDDGDSPMPTRKLSQLREVELVARLSTSGDAMKRDGDIESRPVRVSLPAKAPVELVIGAE, encoded by the coding sequence ATGACGGTCTTCCTTGTCCTCGCCGCGGTGTTGACGCTGGCCGTGTTGGCGGTGCTGCTGCGGCCGTTGTGGCGCGATGCGCGCGGCGTCTCGCTCGGCATCGGCGTGGTCGTGCTGGCCTCGACTGCGTTGCTGTACCGCATCGTCGGCACCCCGCCGGCACTGGATGCGGCGAACCTGAAAGCGCCGGACACCCTGGGCGATGCCATCGCCCAGCTCGAAGCCGAGCTGCAGCGCCATCCCGAGCAGGCCGAAGGCTGGCGCCTGCTGGGCCAGGCCCTGCAGCGCGAAAACCAGCCGGCGAAGGCGCGCGATGCCTACGCGAAAGCCGCGAAACTGGCGCCGGACGATGCCGCCATCGCCACCGAAGCGGCGCAGGCGCGTGCGCTGGCCGACGACAAGCGCCTGTTCGACGCCGAAGCCGTCGCCTTGCTGCAGCGCGCATTGAAGAGCGAGCCCGACAACCAGCGCGCCCGCTGGTTCCTCGGCATCGCGCAGCGCCAGGCCGGCGACAACGCCGCCGCCGCCGCGACCTGGGAGCCACTGCTGGCGCAGGTCGATGCCGCCACCGCGGCCAGCCTGCGCAAGGAGATCGACCATGCACGCACCGCCGCCGGCATGGAACCGTTGCCGGAAACTGCGCCAGTCGTCGCCAATGCCAACGCCTTGCAGGTGCGGGTGGCGCTCGATCCCGATTTCGCCGCGCGCGTGCGCCTGCGCGGCGACGCTTCCGTTTTCGTGATCGCGCGCGCGCCGGATGGCCCGCCGATGCCGGTCGCGGCGGAGAAACGCAGCGTCTCCGAACTGCCGTTCACCGCCGTCCTCGACGACGGCGACAGCCCGATGCCGACCCGCAAGCTGTCGCAGCTGCGCGAGGTCGAGCTGGTCGCGCGGCTGTCGACCAGCGGCGACGCGATGAAGCGGGACGGCGACATCGAATCCAGGCCGGTGCGCGTGAGCTTGCCGGCCAAGGCGCCGGTCGAGCTGGTGATCGGCGCGGAATGA
- a CDS encoding cysteine dioxygenase family protein, protein MNASCCEPVDFPGQAKFIAAVDAAVASGDQHAVTAALRNALCALIRDTEVQLPCCVQDAIVDHYARRELYRSPQHGYSVVAMTWGPGQGTPLHDHSGLWCVEGVWHGELEITQYELLETNGDRFRFRAAGGMLAGPGSAGSLIPPHEYHTIRNASADRIAVSLHIYQAEMACCAKFQPLASDASGEWFVREAATLATDKAA, encoded by the coding sequence ATGAACGCTTCCTGTTGCGAGCCCGTCGATTTCCCAGGCCAGGCGAAGTTCATCGCCGCCGTCGATGCCGCCGTCGCCAGCGGCGACCAGCACGCGGTCACCGCCGCCCTGCGCAACGCGCTGTGCGCACTGATCCGCGATACCGAAGTCCAGCTGCCCTGCTGCGTGCAGGACGCGATCGTCGACCACTACGCCCGCCGCGAACTCTATCGCAGCCCGCAACACGGCTACAGCGTGGTGGCGATGACCTGGGGCCCGGGCCAGGGCACCCCGCTGCACGACCATTCCGGCCTGTGGTGCGTGGAAGGCGTGTGGCACGGCGAGCTGGAGATCACCCAGTACGAATTGCTGGAGACCAACGGCGATCGTTTCCGCTTCCGCGCCGCCGGCGGCATGCTGGCCGGGCCCGGCAGCGCCGGCAGCCTGATCCCGCCGCACGAGTACCACACCATCCGCAACGCCAGCGCGGACCGGATCGCGGTCTCGCTGCACATCTACCAGGCCGAGATGGCCTGCTGCGCCAAGTTCCAGCCGCTGGCGTCGGATGCCTCGGGCGAATGGTTCGTGCGCGAAGCGGCGACCCTGGCCACCGACAAGGCCGCCTGA
- the metX gene encoding homoserine O-acetyltransferase MetX, which yields MTEFIPPGTRWFELPSPFPMKRGGALHGARIAYETWGELDAARGNAILIVTGLSPDAHAAANPGNPEPGWWESMLGPGKPIDTDRWFVVCVNSLGSCKGSTGPASIDPATGGPYRLDFPELSIEDGADAAAAVVHGLGIQRLACVIGNSMGGMTALALLQRHPGIAGSHINISGAARALPFSIAIRSLQREAIRLDPNWDQGGYDDATYPESGMRMARKLGVITYRSALEWDGRFGRVRLDSDRRDDDAFGLEFEVESYLEGHARRFVRRFDPNCYLYLSRSMDWFDLGEQFGGDVMRGLAAIRIDKALAIGVRTDILFPLQQQEQIADGLRAGGCQADFLPLESPQGHDAFLVDFERFGPAVRGFLDALRPSAHALKA from the coding sequence ATGACCGAATTCATCCCGCCCGGCACGCGCTGGTTCGAGCTGCCCTCGCCGTTCCCGATGAAACGCGGCGGCGCGCTGCACGGCGCGCGCATCGCCTACGAAACCTGGGGCGAACTGGATGCCGCGCGCGGCAATGCGATCCTGATCGTCACCGGCCTGTCCCCGGATGCGCATGCCGCGGCCAACCCCGGCAACCCGGAACCGGGCTGGTGGGAGTCGATGCTCGGCCCGGGCAAGCCGATCGACACCGACCGCTGGTTCGTGGTCTGCGTGAATTCGCTCGGCAGCTGCAAGGGCTCGACCGGGCCGGCGTCGATCGATCCCGCTACCGGCGGCCCGTATCGCCTCGATTTCCCCGAACTCTCGATCGAGGACGGCGCCGATGCGGCGGCCGCGGTCGTGCACGGGCTGGGCATCCAACGGCTGGCCTGCGTGATCGGCAATTCGATGGGCGGGATGACCGCGCTGGCGTTGCTGCAACGGCATCCCGGCATTGCCGGTTCGCACATCAATATTTCCGGCGCGGCGCGCGCGCTGCCGTTCTCGATCGCGATCCGCTCGCTGCAGCGCGAGGCGATCCGGCTCGACCCGAACTGGGACCAGGGCGGCTACGACGACGCGACGTACCCGGAATCCGGCATGCGCATGGCGCGCAAGCTGGGGGTGATCACCTATCGCTCGGCGCTGGAATGGGACGGCCGCTTCGGCCGCGTGCGGCTGGACTCCGACCGCCGCGACGACGATGCCTTCGGCCTGGAGTTCGAGGTCGAAAGCTATCTGGAAGGCCATGCGCGCCGTTTCGTGCGCCGCTTCGACCCGAACTGCTATCTCTACCTCAGCCGCTCGATGGACTGGTTCGACCTCGGCGAGCAGTTCGGCGGCGACGTCATGCGCGGGCTGGCCGCGATCCGCATCGACAAGGCGCTGGCCATCGGCGTGCGCACCGACATCCTGTTCCCGTTGCAGCAGCAGGAACAGATCGCCGACGGCCTGCGCGCCGGCGGCTGCCAGGCGGACTTCCTGCCGCTGGAATCCCCGCAGGGCCACGATGCCTTCCTGGTCGATTTCGAGCGTTTCGGGCCGGCCGTCCGCGGGTTCCTGGATGCGCTCCGACCTTCGGCACATGCATTGAAGGCATAA